In Solenopsis invicta isolate M01_SB chromosome 1, UNIL_Sinv_3.0, whole genome shotgun sequence, one genomic interval encodes:
- the LOC120357267 gene encoding uncharacterized protein LOC120357267 — translation MGRTFGAPKTITTDQGTQFESQLFKALTNHLGCVRTRTTTYHPASNGIIERWHRSLKVAIRCQESKNWLQALPIVLLGLRTSIKEDIKATAAELVYGITLRLSAEYFFNENFTPEPQAFLSHFREHMRNVRSTPTAHHNKKRTFTHGTLYTCTHVFVRVDKLRSPLEPPYEGPYPVNEKITDRIFKVLVKGEAVNISVDRLKPAFLEAIPEEENESSPSQAAQANSPRVYPGKRVRFAT, via the coding sequence ATGGGTCGCACATTTGGCGCGCCTAAAACCATTACTACGGATCAAGGTACACAGTTCGAATCACAATTGTTTAAAGCCCTGACTAACCACCTGGGATGTGTACGAACAAGAACTACAACATATCACCCGGCCTCTAACGGAATCATCGAACGTTGGCACCGTTCTTTAAAAGTCGCAATCCGCTGTCAAGAATCTAAAAACTGGTTGCAAGCATTACCAATAGTTCTACTGGGACTGCGTACCAGCATCAAAGAAGACATAAAAGCGACAGCAGCAGAATTAGTCTACGGCATTACCTTACGTCTGTCAGccgaatattttttcaatgaaaattttacGCCAGAACCTCAAgcatttttatcacattttcgAGAGCATATGCGGAACGTCAGGTCCACACCTACAGCCCATCACAACAAGAAGAGAACATTCACTCACGGTACCTTATACACATGCACTCACGTATTCGTGAGAGTGGATAAATTAAGAAGCCCTCTAGAACCACCTTACGAAGGGCCATACCCGGTAAACGAAAAAATTACTGATCGTATATTTAAAGTTCTAGTTAAAGGAGAAGCTGTCAACATTTCGGTGGATCGACTTAAACCAGCGTTCTTGGAGGCAATACCGGAGGAGGAAAACGAGTCGTCACCCAGTCAAGCAGCGCAAGCTAACAGCCCAAGAGTATATCCAGGCAAACGCGTTAGATTCGCGACATAG